In the Primulina eburnea isolate SZY01 chromosome 15, ASM2296580v1, whole genome shotgun sequence genome, CCTTGGCAAGGCACCCCCACACTCGCAAGTATTGGTAAGAAGGACTTCTACCTTTCCATAACTCGTATGGGCTTTTATCTAGCTTCTTTCGGGGCACCTTATTTAAAAGGTAATTTGCTGTTAGAACAGCTTCCCCCCACATGTTCTGTGGTAAACCAGAACTTAATAGCAAcgcattcatcatttctttcaatgtgcgattctttctctctgcaatgccattttgctgaggagaatAAGGTGCAGTTCTTTCGTGTTTGATACCATGTTGAGCACAAAACTCAGCAAACGGTGATTCATATTCACCTCCACGATCACTTCTTAGCACCTTAATTTTCTTGCTaagttgattttcaacttcACTCTTATATTGGACAAATTTGTCAATAACTTCATCCTTACTTTTGAGGAGATACacataacaaaattttgtgCTATCGTCAACAAAAGTAATGAAGTATTTATTTCCACCACGAGTTTGTACACCTTTTAAATCACATACATCACTGTGAATTATATCAAGTGGTTCACTATTTCTTTCAATAGTTCGAAAAGATGATCTTGTTAGTTTTGCCTCAACACAAGTTTCACATTTGTGTTGTTTGTCAATTTGGAATGCAGGAATGCTTTTCATGTTAATTAATCTACGAATTGTATAATAATTAACGTGTCCAAGTCTACCATGCCATAAACAAGAAGACTCAAGCAAGTAAGCAAAAGTGTTAACTTTATTCATCACGGGCTTAATAGCCATTACATTTAGTTTGAATAAACCATTACAAACATAACCTTTGCCAACAAACATTCCACTCTTTGACAAAACCACCTTATCTGACTCGAAGACAATGCGGAAACCGTGCTTGTTAAGAAGCGACCCGGACACCAAGTTCTTGCGAATGTCCGGTACATACAACACATTGTTTAGAGTCAGTTCTTTTCCAGATGTCATCTTCAGAACAACTTTCCCTTGACCCTTGATTTCAGAAGTGGCGGAATTTCCCATGAATAGTTTTTCACCATTCTCAAATTCCTCAAGAGTAGCAAACATCTCCTTGTCGGAGCAAACATGGCGAGTGGCACCAGTGTCGATCCACCACTCCCTGGTGTTCGAACCCACCAGATTAACCTCTGATATTACAGCACAGAGATTCATGTTCGAAACCTCATGAGCAATGTTCTCTACCACATTCGCCTCTCGGTTTCTCATCGGCTTCTTACATTCAGATGCCTTGTGACCCATACCATCACAGTTGTAGCATTTTCCGGAGAACTTTTTCTTTGACACGCCTCCTTTGGGTCCCATGTTCAACCTTTTGCTGGAGGAGGAAAATGTTCTCTTTTTCGAGCTTTGGCCATGCTCGAAACATTTGCCTTAGCGGCAACAGGAGAAAATAATCGTCTTTCCGAACTCTTGTTGTCTTCCTCGATGCGAAGTCGAACAATGAGCTCTTCAACATTCATCTCCTTTCGCTTGTGCTTCAAGTAGTTCTTGAAATCCTTCCAAGCTGGTGGTAGCTTCTCAACAATAGCAGCCACTTGGAATGATTCGCTCAAAGTCATCCCCTCACCGTGAATCTCGTGAAGAATCACTTGGAGTTCTTGAACTTGGCTTATAACCGGCtttgaatccaccattttaAAGTCCAGAAAGCGACCAACAAGAAACTTCTTGGCCCCGGCATCCTCGGTTTTGTACTTTCTGTCAAGGGATTCCCACAGCTCTTTAGCCGTTTTCTTTTCGCAAAACACGTTGTAGAGCGAATCTGCCAATCCGTTTAGTACATAGTTTCGGCACAAGAAATCAGAATGATTCCATGCCTCAACCGCACTAACAGATTCAACATCTCCCTCACCCTCGTTGAGTTTAGGAGCATCCTCCGTGAGGAATCTAGCCAGGTTCAGCATCGTCAAGTAAAACAGCATCTTCTGCTGCCACCTTTTGAAGTCCACACCAGTAAACTTCTCAGGTTTTTCACCGTGACTTGCTGGAACAGTAACCGCAGCAGCACGTGGGGTACCATGAGGGACAACTTGAGGAGGGACAACATGACCAGTTTCCCTTTGCACGTTGGTTTCAGTAGCCATATCTGAAACAACACGTAATGAGTAATCTGTTTTAAGATTGTTATACAAAATATATGGAATAAACAGAAAGGtatactaaaaccaacaaactagtagtatgaacaaaacagtagcacaatgcttaaaataaagcaaaccgaggcctgtatgaaaatacagtgtccttaaaacagatttgtCTCCTCCGGGATGTGCTTCGAGGATGaacttggacgtctgtttcccaggatacaacggaacaaccagcagtgacttagcacgagacactactacgacgaactgaaagcgtacctttactttatcaccgagatttaacggaggccaaaagaaaagctaacaatatgaaatgcaagagaatACTTGAGAGAAAAGATTTTCATGCACTTGAAATGATGAAATGAGCacactatttataagcccccAAAAAGCATACCAAGAGTCATGGaagattaattaactcaattaatcttcccattaactcaagaatatgaagagccacaagttttcaagtaactcaagaatgtggaaagTCAAAAGACATTCCACAATAATGAGCCACAACCAACTTAAGAATGTGGAGAACCAAAAGGCACTCCCACATTcatgacatataatttttattcaaatttccaaCAGCATATACGCAGTTAGGACAATGTCCTGACTCCTAATGTTAAGATGGAATCAACCCTCCGATATAATTCAAATATATCATCCAAGTAAGAAAGGGGTTCGCTAAAAATGCTAAGTTTATACTATACAACCAATGATGATAATATTACGATTTGGCGATGTCATGAATATGTGGTAAGCATCGATCCTAAAACCAAATGGCAAAAAATAGAACAAGGGAAAATTGGGTTTTGTTTCTTTAGATAATTTAAGACAAGAACATTTAGTATGGGCTCGTTTATTTCTCAACAAgtagacaaaataaataaacgTATGGAGATGAAAAATTGCCCTACAATGGTACTGCTAAATGACTTAAATTGTGACCACTTTTGCTTGAAAGTATTGAAGATGCCAGCTAGTGAGTCTGGCGCCAATTCCCTTCTAGGACAATGTAGGACATCGTGCGATTTGAATTTTTTAGCCATGTCTATTTCATGGTAACTTGTAATTTTACATTTAAATTATGTTTTGGACACATATGGCCAGTTTTAATAATTGCATATATgggtaaattttatttttttttactgtCACATTTTTGAAGAATATATTCTTGTTTTACTATTATCTCATATCATACTATCAGTTAAAAATGAAAAGGATGGTACTGCGAATAGTCTCATTTGGTAActttgcatgattattttacaAATCGACGGTATaggtataatattttatttagcaGAACTCATAATATATTGTCATATGTCGTAAGAATGGAAGAtgatgggttttttttttttttgaatttttaatttcGCGGGAATAAAAAACTCATGGAAGTGAGACGAAGTAGATTGGGAAAGATGCACATTTGAAATGGAATAGAGAAAGGGACAACTGATTCATGTTACATAAAAACtcttatgagaccgtctcagatgttaattttgtgagacagatctgtTACTTGATCTGATTcgtgaaaaatattaatttttatgcttaaaGTATTGCTTTTTACTCTATTTATGGATCGGGTCGATCCGTCTCATAAGAAATCTACTCTTCATGTTGTCCCAACCACCACCACCGGAGAACATGTTGGATTTAACTGAAAATATGCTACTTGATATCTCTACTTAATTGAGTACTTGCCCTTTTTTGTCCTACTTATAATATCTTGTGTCATTTACGTCTATGGGGTTAATTGATATATTCAGAATTACGTGAATCTCAAAGGAGGGAAAATAATTTTGTAGTGAGTGTTCATTCCAAAACCATCTTTTCTTATGAAATTCGAAACTTTTAATTCCATCAAGCCATTAATAGTCACTGAGCTTCTTCCCGAAAAAGATGCCTGGAATCCACGCATCTTTGAAGGCAGAAATGTTTTAGCGAACAACTACAACCAAGCCTCTACAATGGTAACACCGTTGTAGTGTTGAAATGTTTGCTCCAATGCAATTCTACATTTGACGCTGGAATAGGTTGACTCCAATTCTCACTCCAGACAGTGCCGcgccacatatatatatatatatatatttgaaattttttatattagtttaattttttgattaaataataaaatttataaaataaaataaatattaaattaattttttttaattttaataataaaaactttaatactttgatttaaaattaattaagtataaaaatataaatttttaaaaaaacccaaattaaattattaatgcGTTAAAAACGGTACAAAttacgaacaaccaacaacaatacgaaacaaaaaataacaacaacaacaactaCTAATAAACAACAAATTATGAAACATAAAAAGATTACATAAAAAATAGATGTTTAGTAATAAGGTAAACCAGAACCCTATCCTCCAATATCTCCCAAATAAGATCCAAAGTTGTCATTATCTCGACGTTCAGCTTCAAGTATTTTTTgcaaaattttttgttgttgagttCTAGTGTACTCAGGCAGAGTTGGATCAGTAATTTTGGTCAAATCTTTGTATAAAATTCTATCATACATTTTTCTTTCCtcatgttcaagtctataaaaAATGATGATAGTTATTTTATACCACGGAGTGATGGTTTTGGATGATTTGGGCTATCAACTAATAAAAAAACAACAGCTGCAATTCGATTATTAGCATACGGCTTACCTGCGGATGCGGCTgatgaataaatcaaaataagagAGTCAACTGTGATTAAATGCTTGCAACACTTTTTCCGAGTAGTGGTGGAAGTTTTTGCAAACCAGTACTTGCGATCTCCAAATGCCAATGATGTTGCTCGACTCTTATATATTGGTAAACAACGAGGCTTCTCGGGGATGTTGGGAAGTCTCGATTGTATGCATTAGAAA is a window encoding:
- the LOC140815449 gene encoding uncharacterized protein; this translates as MATETNVQRETGHVVPPQVVPHGTPRAAAVTVPASHGEKPEKFTGVDFKRWQQKMLFYLTMLNLARFLTEDAPKLNEGEGDVESVSAVEAWNHSDFLCRNYVLNGLADSLYNVFCEKKTAKELWESLDRKYKTEDAGAKKFLVGRFLDFKMVDSKPVISQVQELQVILHEIHGEGMTLSESFQVAAIVEKLPPAWKDFKNYLKHKRKEMNVEELIVRLRIEEDNKSSERRLFSPVAAKANVSSM